In Colletotrichum higginsianum IMI 349063 chromosome 3, whole genome shotgun sequence, a genomic segment contains:
- a CDS encoding Alpha/beta hydrolase, producing MAKMHHFFPTSTFFNFETVRILGTTSYGGADVAEVLEAVATINANDASSWQKAWATQAARAEALAKQASLNGNRDAARGAYLRAANYTRASGYMYLPSPPHDDYGPMIAHPSALSVSERVTELFCKAIPLMDNPVLKVSIPYEDYQMPGLLYLPPESHRIPNRKIPILLSFGGADGCQEELFFMYPAAGPRLGYAVLTFEGPGQGIMLRRHGLTMRPDWEVVSGCVIDFLAEFSAKNPHLDLDMDSICVAGASMGGYFALRAAADQRVKACVSIDPFYDMWDFGTAHVSRLFLSAWMKGWIGQGFIDQVMKAMQAVSFQLKWEISLAGWFFGLSSPSDMLLHMKRFSLAGARQKDGNEYLARVVCPVMVSGSCSSIYVDVDEHTRRCYDNLINIPLEHKEMWVPGSVGQGSLQAKMGALPLCCQRTYQFLDQSLGIEREHLVF from the exons ATGGCCAAGATGCACCATTTTTTCCCAACCAGCACATTCTTCAACTTCGAAACTGTTCGCATCCTTGGCACTACCAGTTATGGTGGCGCCGACGTGGCCGAGGTGCTAGAAGCTGTCGCTACAATCAATGCCAACGACGCGTCGTCGTGGCAGAAAGCGTGGGCGACGCAAGCAGCCCGTGCCGAAGCTTTGGCCAAGCAGGCCTCTCTAAATGGGAATAGAGACGCGGCGAGAGGAGCTTACCTTCGGGCTGCCAACTATACGCGCGCCAGCGGCTACATGTACctcccctcgccgcctcACGATGACTACGGACCCATGATCGCGCATCCGTCCGCGCTCTCAGTCTCCGAGAGGGTCACTGAGCTTTTCTGCAAAGCCATTCCGCTGATGGATAACCCCGTCCTAAAGGTCTCAATACCTTATGAGGATTATCAAATGCCAGGTCTTCTGTACCTGCCACCAGAGAGCCACCGAATCCCTAATCGGAAGATTCCTATTCTCTTGAGTTTTGGAGGCGCCGACGGGTGCCAGGAGGAGCTGTTTTTTATGTACCCTGCTGCCGGACCGCGGCTTGGCTACGCCGTCTTGACATTCGAAGGGCCAGGCCAGGGTATAATGCTTCGCAGACACGGTCTGACAATGAGACCGGACTGGGAAGTCGTTTCCGGGTGCGTTATTGACTTCCTTGCGGAGTTCAGCGCCAAGAATCCCCATCTCGATCTAGACATGGACAGTATCTGCGTTGCAGGTGCGTCCATGGGCGGGTACTTTGCTTTGCGTGCGGCTGCCGACCAAAGAGTCAAAGCCTGTGTTTCCATT GATCCCTTTTACGATATGTGGGACTTTGGCACCGCCCACGTTTCTCGTCTCTTCCTTTCTGCCTGGATGAAGGGATGGATAGGCCAGGGCTTCATAGATCAGGTGATGAAGGCCATGCAGGCGGTCTCTTTCCAGCTCAAGTGGGAGATCTCACTTGCGGGATGGTTCTTCGGACTATCGTCACCTTCTGACATGCTGCTCCACATGAAGAGGTTCTCTCTGGCCGGCGCGCGGCAGAAGGACGGTAACGAGTATCTCGCGCGCGTGGTCTGTCCCGTCATGGTGTCGGGCAGTTGCAGTTCCATCTACGTGGACGTGGATGAGCACACGAGACGCTGTTATGACAACCTGATCAACATCCCTCTCGAGCACAAGGAGATGTGGGTGCCGGGAAGCGTCGGCCAGGGTAGCTTACAGGCCAAGATGGGAGCTTTACCGTTGTGCTGCCAGCGGACTTATCAGTTCCTCGATCAGTCCTTGGGTATTGAAAGGGAACATCTCGTCTTTTGA